GATCAATAAAATATTGGACTTGCTCAACTCCACTTCTTCTAAATGCTCTAACTCTAAATCGCTGTCTTGGTTGTCTTGTTTTTTGAGTTTTTCTTTAAAAGATAAGCGCTTGTAATGGTTATACACGGCTACGGAAAAAACCTTTTTAGCCTGCTCTTGGCCTATCACATAATTGTCCAAAACCGCCTTAAGCTCTTTAGGGGCTGGAATATGAGAGAGTAAAAATTCTTCTTCATAAGCGCTAGATTCCATTCTTCTCAATCGGTCTCTTTTGAGTGCGAATAAAGAATCCATTCTGTCGTATTTGTGCAATTCCCCATGCATCACATCTATACAATATTCGCACACGCACATGTCTTTATTGAGGTTGCTCGCAAAAATAATGCGGCGTTTTTTGGGATCTCTGGATTCTGGTTTTTTGCAAAAACTGCAATAAAGCGTTTCGTTCATGTTATTCCTCTTGTTTTTCTTCGCTAGAATATTCGCTTGACTTATACGCCACACCCCTAGAACTCTCTAAAATAAAAGAGCAAATCTCTTTCACAAAAGGGTTATTGGCATGCTCTTCTAATTCTAATTTAGCGCTCTCTCTTAAAGAGGGGACAGGGCTAAACAACCTCTTATAAAGCGCATGGATGAAGTCAATATCCTTACTCTCTAATAATTGGCGCATCCTGTGGCGGTTTAACCCCCTAATAAAAGCGCGATTGCCCTCTACGGTGCAATAAGGCGGCACATCTTTGCCTAAAGCGCTCTTACCGGCTATCATGCACCCTTTAGCGATACGCACAAACTGATGGATTGCAGTAAGACCGCCGATATTGACATAATCGCCTATTTCAATATGCCCTGCTAAAGTTACGCCATTAGCCAAAATACAATGATTGCCGATCACGCAATCATGAGCGACATGCACGTAAGCCATGAGCAGGTTTTTATCCCCAATAATGGTTTTTTGAATCCCCCCTTCAGTGCCGGGATTTATCATGCAAAATTCACGAATAAGGTTGTCTTCTCCAACCATCAATTCGCTGTATTCACCCTTGTATTTTAAATCTTGAGGCTGTGTGCCTAGCACGGCAAAAGGGAAAATTTCGGTGTTTTTCCCAATGAAAGTATGCCCTTGTAAGGTTACATTGTTATGGAGTTTCACGCCATCATCTAGTTTGACGCTATCTCCAATCACGCAAAATTCCCCAATCTCTACGCCTTTATTAATCTCTGCTTTAGGAGAGATGATGGCTGTTTTTGCAATCTTACTCATTTTTATTCTCTCTCTGCGATCATGGCTTTTAATTCGGCTTCAGCGACCACTTTGCCATCCACTTGAGCCGTGCCGCCCACTTGCCAGATCATGCCCTTAT
The Helicobacter pylori genome window above contains:
- the lpxA gene encoding acyl-ACP--UDP-N-acetylglucosamine O-acyltransferase — translated: MSKIAKTAIISPKAEINKGVEIGEFCVIGDSVKLDDGVKLHNNVTLQGHTFIGKNTEIFPFAVLGTQPQDLKYKGEYSELMVGEDNLIREFCMINPGTEGGIQKTIIGDKNLLMAYVHVAHDCVIGNHCILANGVTLAGHIEIGDYVNIGGLTAIHQFVRIAKGCMIAGKSALGKDVPPYCTVEGNRAFIRGLNRHRMRQLLESKDIDFIHALYKRLFSPVPSLRESAKLELEEHANNPFVKEICSFILESSRGVAYKSSEYSSEEKQEE